A single region of the Lycium barbarum isolate Lr01 chromosome 2, ASM1917538v2, whole genome shotgun sequence genome encodes:
- the LOC132627687 gene encoding E3 ubiquitin-protein ligase RSL1-like produces the protein MVSSLFSHFSFMDLPANKFSGLIPATLSGLVNSSSCPLLDFIGRLSPVTGAASAAAILIVTVALPGLFYLKKSKNKRQFNVRRESRETPMFDPLLNEFVGGLVHQDAEYAEELQLQEALVASLYTGQSSNYASLSGQGLLSEPETLKLENERDDQLNSFCEICLDNKESWEMFKNDGCSHSFCYECTSKHIMARISQKSKVIGCPGVSCCAALDVNACRFMIPEEALIRWDESVCQSMILDSQKLYCPFRDCSAMLVNDSEVSIERIECPLCKRSFCAACRVPWHSEFTCKEFQKLDAKKSGKGEDMVKTLAKKKNWQKCPNCKIFVEKTEGCIHMTCRCEYEFCYRCGAKWTGSHNCRRK, from the exons ATGGTTTCTTCTTTATTTTCCCATTTCAGTTTCATGGATTTACCGGCTAACAAATTCTCCGGTCTAATTCCAGCGACTTTGAGTGGCCTTGTTAACTCATCATCATGTCCTCTTTTAGACTTCATCGGACGACTTTCTCCGGTCACCGGTGCTGCATCCGCCGCCGCTATTTTAATCGTAACCGTTGCACTACCCGGGCTCTTTTACttgaaaaaaagtaaaaataagcGGCAGTTTAATGTCCGCCGTGAATCGAGAGAAACTCCGATGTTTGATCCTCTTCTGAACG AATTTGTTGGAGGACTTGTCCATCAAGATGCTGAATATGCAGAAGAGTTACAGCTCCAAGAAGCTTTAGTAGCCTCACTTTACACTGGTCAAAGCAGTAACTATGCATCTCTATCTGGTCAAGGACTATTGTCGGAACCAGAAACGTTGAAGCTTGAAAACGAACGTGACGATCAACTCAACAGCTTCTGTGAGATTTGCTTGGATAACAAAGAAAGCTGGGAGATGTTTAAAAATGATGGTTGTTCTCATTCCTTCTGTTATGAATGCACAAGCAAGCATATTATGGCAAGGATTTCACAGAAATCAAAAGTGATTGGTTGCCCCGGAGTAAGCTGCTGTGCTGCACTTGATGTTAATGCTTGTCGGTTCATGATTCCTGAAGAGGCACTAATCCGGTGGGATGAATCAGTATGCCAGTCAATGATTCTCGACTCTCAAAAGCTGTACTGCCCTTTCCGTGATTGCTCAGCGATGTTGGTAAATGATTCTGAGGTGAGTATAGAAAGGATAGAATGCCCTTTGTGCAAGAGATCATTCTGTGCAGCATGTCGAGTTCCTTGGCATTCGGAATTTACATGCAAAGAATTCCAGAAACTGGATGCAAAAAAGAGCGGCAAAGGGGAAGACATGGTGAAGACACTTGCCAAGAAGAAAAACTGGCAGAAATGTCCTAATTGTAAAATATTTGTTGAGAAGACAGAGGGATGCATTCACATGACTTGCAGGTGTGAATATGAGTTCTGCTACAGATGTGGTGCTAAATGGACTGGTTCTCATAATTGCCGTAGAAAATGA